One part of the Pelecanus crispus isolate bPelCri1 chromosome 20, bPelCri1.pri, whole genome shotgun sequence genome encodes these proteins:
- the LOC104033766 gene encoding activated RNA polymerase II transcriptional coactivator p15-like has product MPKAKELAGASSSESGPEEEEEGKLPKRRKETSSKSEKRLKTEAKPSKVTEKPLGHASEEEGMFQIGKMRYVRVSCFKGKALVDIREFYADKEGSMKPGRKGIALSAEQWNQLKEIVPEIDAAVKKL; this is encoded by the exons ATGCCTAAGGCCAAGGAGTTGGCGGGGGCGAGCAGCTCGGAGAGcggccctgaggaggaggaggaggggaagttACCG aaaagaaggaaagaaacgTCTTCTAAGTcagagaaaaggctgaaaacagAGGCCAAACCTTCAAAGGTGACAGAAAAACCTCTGGGACACGCCAGTGAAGAGGAAGGCATGTTCCAG ATTGGGAAGATGCGTTACGTCAGAGTGTCCTGCTTCAAGGGAAAGGCCCTCGTGGACATCAGGGAGTTCTACGCTGACAAGGAGGGCAGCATGAAACCGGGGAGGAAAG GGATTGCCCTGTCTGCAGAACAGTGGAACCAGCTGAAGGAGATAGTTCCTGAGATAGATGCTGCAGTCAAGAAGTTATAA